From Bacteroides uniformis:
TACGCCACTTCGCCACGCACGAGGCGGCGTTCCGCAAGGTGTACGAAATCATGTCAGAGAGTTCAGAAGGCAGTTTCCACTACCCGCCACTTTATCCGGAAGAGGTCATTATACTTGATTCAACAGAGCAAAGCGATACATCCTATGAATCAAATGACGAACAAGACCTCCCGGTATATGGGCTGCTGAAGCCAGACCGAATACAGCTCGATTCCTTGTTGTCAGAGATTGGATGCGGTCTTGTCCTTGTTGACCGCAGGGAATGGGTAACAGCGGATTCGGTATATGTGAGCCTCGTTATGCCGTACTATTCCCACGGCATCGTGGACGCAGGAACATCCAAGAGTTTCGTTTACGATCCCGGATTGAGAAGCCGCCGGAACATCCGTATCACCGAATACGGCGACCTGAACGAGATTTACCGAAGGACATACAACGACACCACGCTGTACAAGCCCGTCAAGGAAGGCTGGTACATCAAGTTAGACCATTCACGATAACCTGAAATGATGAACCAAACAAGATGAAATTAAGATTGGCATTAAGGATATTATGGGGGTTATGCTGTCTGCTGTTGCTGTGGGTGGCTGTCGCTGATTCTATACAATTCTCAAAGCATCCGGAACTTTACCCGATAGGTTGTGAAGGATTAAGTTGGAGCTATGAATCTTCCGAAAACTATATCCTTACGGGCTATGTGGTGATTGGTTGGAGTGCTATCGGCTTTGTCGCATCTGCCTGCTATCGTTTCAAGTATAGCGGAAAAATACTGCTGGTACATTTTGTACTGACACTACTTCGATGTTGTTGGAATTGTATAGTCATTTATGGATAGGTCATTCCGCTCGTCCTCGAAAACGATGGTCTTGGCAAGGAATATGCCGATGACGAACTTTGCCCCATGCGCTATCAGCTTGCGCCGCAGCGCTATGAAAGTAGCCCCGGTGGTAAGCACGTCGTCCACGAGCAAGACGCACTTTCCCCTGAACCGTTCGGGGTGGAACTCCAGATTGGCGGTGCGGTCTCCGTTCCCGCGCGTGCCCTTGTATTGCGCCCTGTCATAAGCGACGGTTATCGCCCCGTACCCGTCGGCAACCCCCATGTCCGCCGAGAGCTTGCGGCAGAACGCCTCGTACCGGGTGCGGTGCTTCTCCCGTGTGGATGCCGGGACGGGAACCAGTACGGCACGGTGCCTGTTCTCCTGAATCGCCCGGATGCGGCTGGCGGCGATGGAGAAGAGCTTGACGAAGAGGTCGGTCTGCTCACCGCTCTTGAAACGCCAGACGGCGTTCGACACCTTCTTCCCTTCGAAAGTAATCTTGTCGTTCCGGCGGACGGGGCAATAGTCATAAAGGTATAAACACAAGCTGCCGTCCAAGCGGAAGAATCCCTGAAAGCGGTTGTCGAGCGGAAAGAACGCCTTGCGGAAGTCATTGAAGAAAGTGAATACAAGGATATTGTTCCAGAAACGTGCCTCGTCCTCGCTGCCGGAATCGAGCCTGTACATGAATCCCGCCAAGTTCCCGCTCTCATACAAGCCCATGCCGATGGTCAGGCGGCTGTTGAAGTCGGTCTGGCTGACGATGTACCAGCCGCACCGGGCGAAATGCTCCTCGTAGCCGGAACGGGTCTCCAAAAGGAAATAGAACTTGCCGTCGTCCTCGAAACGGATGACGTATTCGCAGCGCAGGCGGCGTGCGATCTTGCCCAAGATGCGGCTCTCCTCCTCGATGACCGCAGGAGTGGCAAGGAAGGTGTATTGTGCGATAAAGACAGCCTCGTCCATAGTGATGATGTTTGGTCGGTTACAAATATGCGAAATGTCCGGCACACGGCAAGCGGAAAGGGCGGAAAATATGCGGAAGGGCGTGCGGATATGTAGAGCTTCTCCCTGCTTTTCACCGCCCGGAACGTGACAAGGCTACAAACGTGAAGCAAAACGAGGACAAGCGGTACGGTTTTGATACACGGACATATACAGACCGGTATATTTGCAGGGAAGTATAACAATAAAAACGTATCGGGACAATGGAAATAGTAAGCATCGAGAGAAAGACCTTCGAGGAGATGAAGGAACGGTTCGGCTGCTTTTCGCAGCACGTGAGGGAGCTTTGCGCCCGCTACCGTCCGCCCGAAAAGATGAACTGGATGGACGGGGCGGACGTGTGCGAGAAATTAGGCATCAGCAAGCGGACGTTGCAGACCTACCGTGACCGGGGGCTGCTGCCGTACAGCCAGATCAACCACAAGATTTACTACCGGACGGAGGACGTGGAGGCGTTCGTGGAAGCCATGAGCCGGGAAATGACGGAGGACGAGTGAGATGGAAGTGATCACAAGGGACACGGAAGAGGTACGGGCGTACTTCGAGGCACTGGAGGAAGGCATGAGGTACCTTGACACGGTAACGGCGCACTTCCGCCCGGCGATGAACGGCGAGGTCTATCTTACGGGCGAGGATGTGTGCAGGCTGCTGCACATCACGCCGAGAACGTTGCAGGACTACCGCACGCAACGGCTGATCCCCTACATATCGCTGCCGGGCAAGACGCTCTACCGCCAGTCGGACCTGCTGCGTATGCTGGAGGAGAACTACGTGGACATGCGCCCAAAGCGCAAACGGGGGAAAACTCCAACATAAACGCACGGGGGTGTGCATCGGGAAATGCAGCAAAGGCAGGAACACCGCATCGGAAGTTCCTGCCTTTGCCGCATTCTGCACCGGGGAAAGGCGTCAAGCCGTTTCCCGGAGGGAGCGGCGCACCCGCTTCCCGTCCTGTTTCCTGTCCTTCTTCTCCAGCACGCTCCGCTGCATGGCGGCGAGGTTGCCGGAGATCGCCCGGAAATCGGAGCTTACCATCCTGTTGGTCACCTCGGCGTAGATCTGGGTGGTGGAAATGTGCTTGTGCCCGAGTATCTTGGAGAGCGCCTCGATGGTGCCGCCGTTGCAGAGATAGACGGTCGTGGCGAAGGTGTGGCGGCTCAGGTGGAAGCCGATCTCCTTGTGGATGCCGCAAGCTTTGGCTATCTGTTTGAGGTGGGTGTTGCACACGCTGTTGCTGGGCATGGGGAAGACAAGGTCGCCCCCGGCAAGCCCCCTGTACCTCTCTATCAGTTCCTTGGCAATCTCCATGAGGGGGACGTTGCTCGACACACGGGTCTTGGTGCGCCGGGTGATGATCCATTCCTCGCCGTCGAAGTCCATGCGCTGTATCTTGTCATGGGTGAGCGTCTTTATATCAATGTAGCTAAGCCCGGTGAAACACCCGAAGAGGAACATGTCCCGCACGAGGCTGGTCTGTTTCTTGACGAACACGGCGTTAGCCAAGGTGCGCAGCTCCTCTTCCGTGAGATAGCCCCGGTCGGTCTCCTGCATCTCAAGGCTGTACTCGCCGAAGGGGTCGGTGCGGACGATTCCACGTCGCCATGCCTTGTCGGTCAGGCTGAGCAGGGGCATGGTGTATATCCAGAGGGTGTTGGCACTCAGCCCTTTCTCCACCCGCAGGTACTTGTCGAAATCGGTGATGATTTCCTTGGTCAGTTCCTTGTAAGCCATGTCGGTGCGCTTCTTCTTCTCCCAAAGGAAGGTCTTGAAATGGTTGTAAACAGCCAGATACTTGTTGTAGGTGGACTTGGCTCGCTGCCCTTTCTCCACCATCGCCCCGAACTCCCGGTTCATGTTCCCGAAGTCTTTGAGGATGCAGTTCTCCATCACGCCGACACCGAGGAAGGCGTTGCGCAGCTTCTCGGCGGTGACGAAATCCTCTTCCCGGAGGATGCGGTGGTAGTGGTTGGTGAGCCGGGCGGAAACCTCCTTCAACTGCCCGTTTATCTCGTTTGCCTCGGCAGACTTGCCTTTAGCCTTGCCGTTCTCCCAGAGGTCGGGAGTGACGAACAGCTTGGTTCCCATTGCCTTGTCATCCCCGTCAACGGAGATTTTCACCATGATGGGGGCTTTCCCGTCCCGGTTTCTCACTGCGGATCTCTTGATGTAGAACGAGGTCGCATACGTACTTCTCTTTGTTTCCATAACTCTAAAATTTTCGTTTCTAAAGGTAGTTACTTATTTCTTACCAAGAGCTATGCAAAACAAGGCAAAGCGATGAAACAGAACTCGTTATACCGTATATACCCCGTTTCGGAACCGGTAGCTGTTTAGTAGCCGAACTTTGTCCGAAAGGGGTGTTTTCAGGCTTTTTATGCCGAAGCCTGCTTCAACCCGCCCTGCATACAAGATGCTGACCTGCATTTATTTATGTAGAACTTTGCTTTTCTTTGCGCCTTATGCCGATTTTTCAGCAAAAAACTTTTAAATAAATAATAAAAACACCACCTTTGTAGTTCATTCTTTCAGAGTCTATGTGGAATAGTACTTTACTATACAAAGACACTACCATTCAGAATGCGTAAATGTAAGATGAATCAATATGCAGAAAGAAAATGATACTTTATTGGTAGCCAAGTTGAGAGAAGGCAATAAATTTGCCTTTGAAGCATTGTACGAAAAATACAGTGCCAGGCTGTACAACACCATCGTCCTTCTCGTATATGACAAATCATTAGCCAAAGACATCACCCAAAGCAGCTTCATGACGATATGGGAAAAACGCAGTAATCTGGATACCGAGAAAAGTTTTCCGGCATATCTATGCACCATCGCACGCAACATGGTATACAAAGAAACCGAACGAAGATTATTACACAACAAATTTGTAGAAAACAAGCTGAAAACAGAAGCAGAGGCTATCGAGGAAGATACGATGGATATGGACGTCTCCATCATTGAAAAACAGATAGAGCAACTTCTGCAAAGCCTGCCAGAAGTTTCACGGGAAGTCTTTCAGCTGAAAAGAGCAGGAAAACTGTCCAACAAGGAAATCGCCTCACAGCTAGATTTGACGGAACGTGCCGTAGAGGCTCATTTCTACCGTACTATGAAACTACTGAAAGAAGAATTACGCAAATTCATCATGCTTTTCCTCTCCTTCTACTTTCTAAATAATTGTTAAAGCACGAAAATCCGTGAGTGTTTTGGCAGGCATACAGATATATACTACAGAACATGGATAAAAAAGACAGTCATATTGAACTTTTGGATCGTTTCTTTCGAGGACTGACCAGCCCTGAAGAAGATGTACAGTTGAAATCATGGATTAAGCGACCGGATTTTCAACAGAAATTTTCCGCATACTATCAGCAATGCTGGGCACTGGCTCCGGACACGATGGACAAAGCCGTACAAAATGAAATGTTCACCGAACTTTTAAGCCAGATAGACGCAAGTTCCACCACGGAAACGAAGGTCCTGAAAACAAGGAACCGTTTCCTGCGTCAGATTGGGCGCTATGCTGCAGTTGCCTGCATCATATTGGCAGTGGGAAGCGGAGCCTATTATGCAGGAGTCAAACGACCGGCCGATGACGCCAATACAGAAGTCACCATGTCCGTATCCAACGGGCAGAAGGCCGACATCATTTTGGCTGACGGCACAAAGGTCTACATCAATTCTGATTCAAGAATTGTATATGACAACACTTACAACAAGAAAACACGTATGGTCTCCCTGGAAGGAGAGGCCTATTTTGAAGTTGCAAAGGACAAGGAAAAGCCTTTCATCGTGAAAGCAAATGGCATCAATGTACAAGCGTTAGGTACAAGCTTCAATATACGTGCACATAAAGACGATAAATCAGTAGCTGTAATCCTGATAAGTGGAAAGGTTAAAGTAGACGACGGCAGACACGAGGCATATATGAAGCCAAACGAAAGGCTCGTTTGCAACCTGACCAATGGACAGTTCGAAAAAAGCGAGCTTCATCCTAATGCAAGTTATTTGCTATGGAGAAGCAATGAACTAGCGTTCTACGGTGAATCTTTTGAAGAAATTTGTACCATGCTTACACGAATGTATAATTGCAAATTTATATTCAAAAACGAGAAAGTAAAACAATATACTTATCACGGCATCATCAAGAATAGCAGTTTGAATAATGTATTAGAATACATCAGCCAAGCTGGCGGCATTAATTACAAAATAAAATCTGATAATACGATCGTAATATATTAGTAGTGTTTAATAAACTCTTTATGTTAACTTAAAAAGGAAAATATGGAATAGATTTTATAAACTTTTTACTTCATCAAACACAACTGCCAGCTTTCGGCAGCAAAATAAAATTCTAGTTTAAACATTCACGAGAAATTCGTCATAAGTTACTCTAATATCTTATTAGAGCAGGTCTTTGGTACGCCTTTCTCAAAATAAAAAACAATTAATCTAATATTATTAGACATGAGACAAAACAAAATGATTATGCGGTCTTTAGTACTGCTGGGTGCCCTGTTTTTCTGGGGAAACAGCTTCGCCCAAATCAGTTTATCTGTAAACAAGCAGACCATCAAGCAGATTATACCGCAAATTGAAAAAGCTAGCGGTTATAACGTATTCTACACAGACAAACTTCCCAATCTTGAAACAAAAAAGGATTTAAATGTATCAAATGCTTCACTTGAGGCCGTATTGAAAGAATTATTTAAAGGAACGAAAATCTCCTTTGAAATAAAAGCAAACAAGCAGATTTTGCTGTTCCAGCAAACCAACAAATCTGTAGGTGCTAAAAAGAAAGTAACCGGTAGAATCGTAGACGAAAATGATGAGCCGCTTATCGGAGCTTCCGTTATTATCAAAGGCTCTACACAAGGAACAATAACCAACATTGACGGTGAATATACATTGGAAGATGTGCCGGAGAAAGCTACTCTAACCGTTTCTTACGTAGGCTATATACCGGCATCTGTTGCTGTCAACGGTAAAAACGCAATCAATGTAGTGCTGCAAGAAGATTCAAAGACTTTGGAAGAAGTTGTTGTTATCG
This genomic window contains:
- a CDS encoding DUF4948 family protein; translated protein: MKKTVIALLLAAVSVVSCEPPMPPSDEEMIRHFATHEAAFRKVYEIMSESSEGSFHYPPLYPEEVIILDSTEQSDTSYESNDEQDLPVYGLLKPDRIQLDSLLSEIGCGLVLVDRREWVTADSVYVSLVMPYYSHGIVDAGTSKSFVYDPGLRSRRNIRITEYGDLNEIYRRTYNDTTLYKPVKEGWYIKLDHSR
- a CDS encoding ComF family protein encodes the protein MDEAVFIAQYTFLATPAVIEEESRILGKIARRLRCEYVIRFEDDGKFYFLLETRSGYEEHFARCGWYIVSQTDFNSRLTIGMGLYESGNLAGFMYRLDSGSEDEARFWNNILVFTFFNDFRKAFFPLDNRFQGFFRLDGSLCLYLYDYCPVRRNDKITFEGKKVSNAVWRFKSGEQTDLFVKLFSIAASRIRAIQENRHRAVLVPVPASTREKHRTRYEAFCRKLSADMGVADGYGAITVAYDRAQYKGTRGNGDRTANLEFHPERFRGKCVLLVDDVLTTGATFIALRRKLIAHGAKFVIGIFLAKTIVFEDERNDLSINDYTIPTTSK
- a CDS encoding helix-turn-helix domain-containing protein; the encoded protein is MEIVSIERKTFEEMKERFGCFSQHVRELCARYRPPEKMNWMDGADVCEKLGISKRTLQTYRDRGLLPYSQINHKIYYRTEDVEAFVEAMSREMTEDE
- a CDS encoding helix-turn-helix domain-containing protein — protein: MEVITRDTEEVRAYFEALEEGMRYLDTVTAHFRPAMNGEVYLTGEDVCRLLHITPRTLQDYRTQRLIPYISLPGKTLYRQSDLLRMLEENYVDMRPKRKRGKTPT
- a CDS encoding site-specific integrase; its protein translation is METKRSTYATSFYIKRSAVRNRDGKAPIMVKISVDGDDKAMGTKLFVTPDLWENGKAKGKSAEANEINGQLKEVSARLTNHYHRILREEDFVTAEKLRNAFLGVGVMENCILKDFGNMNREFGAMVEKGQRAKSTYNKYLAVYNHFKTFLWEKKKRTDMAYKELTKEIITDFDKYLRVEKGLSANTLWIYTMPLLSLTDKAWRRGIVRTDPFGEYSLEMQETDRGYLTEEELRTLANAVFVKKQTSLVRDMFLFGCFTGLSYIDIKTLTHDKIQRMDFDGEEWIITRRTKTRVSSNVPLMEIAKELIERYRGLAGGDLVFPMPSNSVCNTHLKQIAKACGIHKEIGFHLSRHTFATTVYLCNGGTIEALSKILGHKHISTTQIYAEVTNRMVSSDFRAISGNLAAMQRSVLEKKDRKQDGKRVRRSLRETA
- a CDS encoding RNA polymerase sigma factor, which codes for MQKENDTLLVAKLREGNKFAFEALYEKYSARLYNTIVLLVYDKSLAKDITQSSFMTIWEKRSNLDTEKSFPAYLCTIARNMVYKETERRLLHNKFVENKLKTEAEAIEEDTMDMDVSIIEKQIEQLLQSLPEVSREVFQLKRAGKLSNKEIASQLDLTERAVEAHFYRTMKLLKEELRKFIMLFLSFYFLNNC
- a CDS encoding FecR family protein, whose translation is MDKKDSHIELLDRFFRGLTSPEEDVQLKSWIKRPDFQQKFSAYYQQCWALAPDTMDKAVQNEMFTELLSQIDASSTTETKVLKTRNRFLRQIGRYAAVACIILAVGSGAYYAGVKRPADDANTEVTMSVSNGQKADIILADGTKVYINSDSRIVYDNTYNKKTRMVSLEGEAYFEVAKDKEKPFIVKANGINVQALGTSFNIRAHKDDKSVAVILISGKVKVDDGRHEAYMKPNERLVCNLTNGQFEKSELHPNASYLLWRSNELAFYGESFEEICTMLTRMYNCKFIFKNEKVKQYTYHGIIKNSSLNNVLEYISQAGGINYKIKSDNTIVIY